One region of Candidatus Binatia bacterium genomic DNA includes:
- a CDS encoding prepilin-type N-terminal cleavage/methylation domain-containing protein, which translates to MKAIGNKGFTLIELLVVVAIIGILAAIAIPQFAVYRQKGFDARAESDLRNAATAEEANFATNQAYVTCTTAALCGGTSTTTGLLPGYKPSAGVDLAMAIVDPSSFSGTATHTAGTGKIWNYLSASGGLQP; encoded by the coding sequence ATGAAGGCAATAGGGAATAAGGGTTTCACGTTGATCGAACTGCTGGTGGTAGTGGCCATCATCGGTATCTTGGCGGCCATCGCCATTCCGCAGTTTGCTGTCTACCGGCAAAAGGGGTTCGACGCCCGGGCCGAGTCTGACCTGCGCAACGCGGCCACTGCCGAAGAGGCGAACTTTGCCACGAATCAGGCCTATGTGACCTGTACGACTGCTGCGCTCTGCGGCGGAACATCGACCACGACAGGGCTCCTGCCAGGCTACAAGCCATCGGCCGGGGTCGACCTTGCGATGGCGATCGTTGACCCCTCATCGTTCTCGGGCACTGCGACCCATACGGCCGGCACTGGCAAGATCTGGAACTACCTGAGCGCGTCTGGTGGTCTTCAACCGTAG
- a CDS encoding ABC transporter ATP-binding protein: MGLVLELIELTKHFRTNWMFRTVRAVDRLTLSVKDGEVFGLIGHNGSGKTTTFKLLVGLLRPTHGVVLWDGAPLEWCQPRGSIGFAPEQPYFYDYLTVRETLNFYGQLYGMKAAQRWQRVNALGAELQIAHKMDAPIRTLSKGTLQRVAVAQAIMQQPRLVILDEPMSGLDPAGRKHMRELILSLKQNGTTVLFSSHVLSDAEALCDRVAILVEGQLREVVELGQDAAAPTSYTLVCVEVPSQTLAALGRIAVAPPAGGPKRWTVKCADQVAVRAVLAELQAAGAYVEAIMPERPTLEQRFMHHVGKGAAAD, encoded by the coding sequence ATGGGTCTCGTCCTTGAGCTCATTGAGCTCACCAAGCACTTTCGAACGAACTGGATGTTCCGCACGGTCCGTGCCGTGGACCGTCTCACGCTGTCGGTAAAAGACGGCGAGGTCTTCGGGCTTATCGGCCACAACGGATCAGGCAAGACCACTACCTTCAAATTGCTTGTGGGATTATTGCGACCGACGCATGGCGTTGTGCTTTGGGATGGTGCGCCACTCGAGTGGTGCCAACCGCGCGGCTCGATCGGGTTCGCGCCGGAACAACCATACTTCTACGATTACCTGACCGTGCGGGAGACATTGAATTTCTACGGTCAACTGTACGGTATGAAAGCGGCCCAGCGCTGGCAGCGTGTCAATGCCCTGGGGGCGGAGCTTCAGATCGCGCACAAGATGGACGCGCCGATCCGGACGCTGTCGAAGGGCACTCTGCAGCGCGTCGCGGTTGCGCAGGCCATCATGCAGCAGCCCCGGCTCGTCATCCTCGATGAGCCAATGTCGGGACTCGATCCCGCCGGGCGCAAGCACATGCGTGAGTTGATCCTGTCGCTCAAACAAAACGGGACGACGGTTCTTTTTTCTTCCCACGTGCTGAGTGATGCCGAAGCGCTTTGCGATCGCGTCGCGATTCTCGTCGAAGGACAATTGCGGGAGGTCGTCGAGCTAGGCCAGGACGCCGCCGCTCCGACATCGTATACGCTGGTGTGCGTCGAGGTGCCCAGTCAGACCCTGGCCGCGCTGGGGCGCATTGCCGTGGCGCCGCCCGCTGGCGGACCCAAGCGCTGGACCGTCAAATGCGCAGACCAGGTTGCGGTTCGTGCCGTTCTTGCAGAGTTACAGGCTGCCGGCGCATATGTGGAAGCCATTATGCCGGAACGGCCAACGCTCGAACAACGGTTTATGCACCATGTTGGAAAGGGCGCTGCTGCGGACTGA
- a CDS encoding tetratricopeptide repeat protein, with protein sequence MKSTATQRTISKRALLLLVVLAMFPYANALNAGFTFDDEADIQKNPAITGGLDLARIVAAPFPPGTIYRPFAVLTFALNERLAPGNTVAYHGVNVLLHAGVAVLVFVLARRLFGSVRTAQIAAVLFALHPVHTEAVTSLVGRTELLAALFGLAAILSMDRADTAAHWPARVSLYLLSLTSFSLALFSKESALVVVPLILLFRIARRREPLVTGLVTQLGSLDWVPYALCAGVFLFFRYLVVGGLMVNTPTPLDNALAFVPWSIRVRSALGILWDYFGLLNFPLVLAADYSYAQVHIIDTWTTPRFVAGLALGVAAGCVIVRDRRPAITFAVAFPFVALSLTSNLLFPVGTIKAERLLYFPSVGWALLVAFGFDHLTRVQRYRPIIIGLLAILVGAFALRTWTRNSDWLDDATLYRSMVRSAPNSAKAHYNMGVAFQKEGADAAAIAEFRRALEIYPYDAGAGAPLGIGISYEKQGRMDQAIEWYKKALDLEPELGGAHTNLCRALLRERRFDEAATACRRGLRYSPSDANLLKWLGASLVGAGEMGKGVAVWRRSLALNEQDEELRDRLAQLESASAGSDQRVVAPR encoded by the coding sequence ATGAAATCGACGGCGACGCAGCGGACAATCTCGAAGCGTGCCCTGCTCTTGCTGGTCGTGCTTGCCATGTTTCCGTACGCCAATGCCTTGAACGCTGGCTTTACCTTCGACGACGAGGCCGACATCCAGAAAAACCCCGCCATCACAGGTGGCCTTGACTTGGCGCGGATAGTTGCTGCTCCATTTCCTCCCGGCACGATATATCGTCCGTTCGCCGTGTTGACCTTTGCTCTCAATGAGAGGCTAGCGCCGGGGAACACCGTCGCGTACCACGGTGTGAACGTCTTGTTGCACGCGGGTGTCGCTGTTCTCGTTTTCGTTCTCGCCAGACGCCTGTTCGGTTCGGTTCGAACTGCGCAGATTGCTGCCGTGCTGTTCGCGCTCCATCCGGTCCACACGGAAGCGGTCACCAGCCTGGTTGGCAGGACGGAGCTGTTGGCGGCTCTGTTTGGCCTGGCAGCGATCCTGAGTATGGACCGAGCCGATACCGCCGCGCATTGGCCGGCGCGGGTCAGCTTGTACCTGCTTTCGCTCACAAGCTTCTCGCTCGCCTTATTCAGCAAGGAGAGCGCGCTGGTGGTCGTGCCGCTCATCCTATTGTTTCGCATCGCCCGTCGTAGGGAGCCATTGGTGACAGGCCTTGTGACCCAGTTGGGCAGCCTCGATTGGGTTCCGTATGCGCTGTGTGCGGGTGTCTTCCTGTTCTTCCGGTACCTGGTGGTGGGGGGCCTGATGGTGAACACCCCCACTCCACTCGACAATGCACTGGCGTTTGTTCCGTGGAGCATCCGCGTTCGTTCCGCCCTGGGTATTCTCTGGGATTACTTCGGGCTTCTGAACTTCCCCCTCGTACTGGCCGCAGATTATTCTTACGCACAGGTCCACATTATCGATACCTGGACCACCCCGAGGTTCGTGGCCGGGCTAGCGTTAGGGGTGGCTGCAGGGTGTGTGATTGTACGTGATCGCCGGCCGGCCATTACCTTCGCAGTGGCGTTTCCGTTCGTTGCGTTGTCTCTGACCTCCAACCTGTTATTTCCTGTTGGCACGATCAAGGCGGAGAGGCTCTTGTATTTCCCATCCGTAGGGTGGGCGCTTCTGGTCGCGTTCGGATTCGATCACCTGACACGCGTGCAACGGTACCGTCCGATCATCATCGGGCTCTTAGCGATCCTGGTTGGAGCTTTCGCGCTTCGCACTTGGACGCGGAATTCGGACTGGCTCGACGATGCGACCCTCTATCGCAGCATGGTACGCAGCGCGCCGAACAGCGCCAAAGCGCACTACAATATGGGGGTCGCCTTCCAGAAAGAGGGCGCTGACGCGGCAGCCATTGCCGAATTTCGTCGCGCGCTGGAGATCTATCCCTATGATGCCGGTGCCGGCGCACCGTTGGGGATCGGGATCTCCTACGAGAAGCAGGGGCGTATGGATCAAGCCATTGAGTGGTACAAGAAGGCCTTGGACCTCGAGCCGGAACTCGGCGGGGCGCATACCAACCTGTGCCGTGCCCTGTTGCGCGAGAGGCGGTTTGACGAAGCGGCCACTGCGTGCCGCAGGGGTCTACGCTACTCTCCCAGCGACGCCAATCTGCTCAAGTGGCTGGGGGCAAGCCTCGTCGGCGCGGGAGAGATGGGGAAGGGGGTCGCGGTGTGGCGCCGTTCACTCGCGCTCAACGAACAGGATGAAGAATTGCGTGACCGCCTGGCTCAGCTAGAGTCCGCCAGTGCGGGGTCAGATCAGCGCGTGGTGGCGCCGCGATGA
- a CDS encoding ABC transporter permease subunit, with protein sequence MMILAIALNTSREAIRNKVLYSILLFACLVTAISAAFGSASIGDTSKFVKDFSLFSISLFGVVTTVVLGVTLLHKELVKRTIYNILSKPVARWQFLLGKFLGLFVTLAIMMLLMTTALLVLLWFLEHRIDWELLPVIGAMMLELTVLLAVAIFFSSMVVTPTLAGLFTVGTFIAGRSSAVLAYFFNAEQPVALRYAIKVLYVALPHLDRLYVADQVVSGVALPASYYLYATVYALGYVTLLLLLSMVIFRRREFL encoded by the coding sequence ATGATGATCCTCGCCATAGCCCTCAACACCAGTCGAGAGGCTATCCGTAACAAGGTTCTCTATTCCATCCTGCTCTTCGCCTGTTTGGTGACGGCGATTTCTGCGGCCTTCGGATCGGCGTCGATCGGCGACACCAGCAAGTTTGTCAAGGATTTCAGCCTGTTCAGCATCTCCCTTTTCGGCGTGGTGACGACCGTGGTGCTGGGTGTCACGCTGCTCCACAAAGAGCTGGTGAAGCGCACCATCTACAACATCCTATCCAAACCGGTGGCGCGTTGGCAGTTTCTTCTGGGCAAGTTCTTGGGACTATTCGTGACCCTGGCGATCATGATGCTGTTGATGACCACGGCCCTGTTGGTCCTGCTGTGGTTTCTGGAGCACCGCATCGACTGGGAGCTGTTGCCGGTGATCGGTGCGATGATGCTGGAACTCACCGTGCTGCTGGCAGTGGCCATCTTCTTCTCCTCGATGGTCGTCACTCCGACGCTGGCTGGGTTGTTCACTGTCGGGACGTTCATCGCCGGCCGCTCGTCGGCGGTGCTGGCGTACTTCTTCAACGCCGAGCAGCCGGTTGCCTTGCGATACGCCATCAAGGTGCTCTACGTTGCGCTGCCGCACCTCGACCGGTTGTACGTGGCAGACCAAGTTGTATCTGGCGTGGCCCTTCCGGCTTCCTATTACCTGTACGCTACGGTGTACGCGCTGGGGTACGTTACGCTCTTGTTGCTGCTCAGCATGGTGATCTTCCGTCGCCGAGAATTTCTGTAG
- a CDS encoding tetratricopeptide repeat protein yields the protein MNAERELVVALRLSDHDPDTYLYLAKVYAGRGATALARTHLRRFLELVPGDPEGLELLTTITSGDGA from the coding sequence GTGAATGCTGAACGCGAGCTGGTGGTGGCGCTGCGGCTTTCGGACCATGATCCTGATACCTACTTGTATCTGGCGAAGGTGTATGCTGGCCGCGGCGCCACGGCGTTGGCGCGGACGCACCTGCGGCGCTTTCTCGAGCTGGTACCCGGCGACCCAGAAGGGTTAGAGTTGCTGACGACGATCACTAGTGGCGATGGAGCCTAA
- a CDS encoding A24 family peptidase gives MLYLMAFVSGAMIGSFLNVCIYRLPAGESIVFPSSHCPACGVPISYRDNIPLLGYLLLRGRCRACGGAISLRYPLVEALTGVAMVLLLYQFGVSPALVVYGFFVAALIVISFIDLDHQIIPDVISLPGIVVGLVCSALGQGPPFVASVLGALVGGGILYAVAVGYHAITGREGMGGGDIKLLAMIGAFLGWRAVLVTLLVGSFSGALVGVALIAARGTDARMPIPFGPFLALGAVCALAFGERLIEWYLRFAFAM, from the coding sequence ATGCTGTATCTGATGGCCTTTGTCAGCGGGGCAATGATCGGGAGCTTCCTCAACGTGTGCATTTACCGCTTGCCGGCAGGCGAATCGATCGTGTTTCCATCCTCTCACTGCCCCGCTTGCGGCGTGCCGATTTCTTACCGCGACAACATTCCGCTGCTTGGCTATCTGCTGCTGCGCGGGCGCTGTCGCGCCTGCGGTGGCGCGATTTCCCTTCGCTATCCCCTCGTGGAGGCACTTACCGGTGTCGCCATGGTGCTGCTCCTGTATCAATTCGGTGTCTCCCCAGCGCTCGTGGTGTACGGCTTTTTCGTGGCGGCCCTGATCGTCATCAGTTTCATCGATTTGGATCATCAGATCATTCCGGACGTCATTAGCCTGCCGGGTATCGTCGTCGGCTTGGTCTGTTCGGCCCTCGGCCAAGGTCCGCCGTTTGTTGCCAGCGTGCTTGGCGCCCTGGTCGGTGGCGGCATCTTGTATGCGGTCGCCGTTGGGTACCACGCTATCACTGGGCGGGAAGGCATGGGTGGGGGCGACATCAAGTTGCTGGCGATGATCGGCGCCTTCCTTGGCTGGCGCGCCGTGCTTGTGACCCTCCTTGTTGGCTCTTTTTCTGGCGCCCTTGTCGGGGTTGCCTTGATCGCGGCCCGAGGTACCGATGCCCGCATGCCGATTCCGTTCGGCCCGTTTCTCGCCCTGGGCGCAGTCTGCGCGCTTGCCTTCGGCGAGCGATTGATCGAGTGGTACCTGCGCTTTGCGTTCGCCATGTAA
- a CDS encoding GspH/FimT family pseudopilin: MGSGRGFSLLELIVVLSLVSILAGLGGLAHQTLRPRLNLSMAARELMMDLKLVRMRAVAEHVNYRIVFPDGSASYQPQRKVTGGYKNEGRPVSLPRGVLIADCTARDGAISFVPRGNAGSFGTVTIRNETGEERHVSVNIAGQMRAY; this comes from the coding sequence ATGGGTAGTGGCAGGGGATTTTCTCTCTTGGAGTTGATCGTCGTTCTGTCGCTCGTGTCGATTCTGGCTGGGCTCGGCGGGCTGGCGCACCAGACGTTGCGTCCGCGGTTGAATCTCAGCATGGCCGCCCGGGAACTGATGATGGACTTGAAACTGGTGCGGATGCGTGCGGTCGCGGAGCATGTCAATTACCGCATCGTGTTCCCTGACGGGAGTGCGAGCTATCAGCCGCAGCGCAAGGTCACGGGCGGTTACAAGAATGAGGGTCGTCCCGTATCGCTTCCTCGTGGCGTCCTGATCGCTGACTGCACGGCGCGCGACGGGGCCATCAGTTTCGTGCCGCGGGGTAACGCTGGGAGTTTCGGCACCGTGACGATTCGCAACGAGACGGGCGAAGAGCGCCACGTCAGCGTCAACATTGCAGGCCAGATGCGGGCGTACTAG
- a CDS encoding type II secretion system protein: MEGPTVKGFTLVELMVALVLLSVAALGLTSTLISTHRALRVSQKWMEATQLAIEGIEQLRAGQVPASAPSAGAFARSAVIVPWDGHFGLQQLEVTVSWNDGEQHRFQLVTLARR; this comes from the coding sequence GTGGAAGGCCCTACGGTCAAAGGGTTCACCTTGGTGGAGCTGATGGTGGCGCTTGTCCTGCTGTCTGTGGCTGCGCTCGGGCTGACGAGCACGCTAATCAGCACGCACCGGGCGTTGAGAGTCAGCCAGAAATGGATGGAAGCGACGCAGTTGGCGATCGAGGGCATCGAACAGCTACGCGCTGGTCAGGTTCCCGCCTCGGCGCCAAGCGCGGGGGCCTTTGCTCGCTCTGCGGTCATCGTACCCTGGGACGGGCATTTCGGATTGCAGCAACTGGAGGTGACGGTGTCATGGAACGATGGCGAACAGCACAGGTTCCAGCTGGTAACATTGGCACGCCGCTGA